CCCGGACTGCGGCAGAAAAATCCCCGCCATCAGTAACGTGTGAACCACATAGCGGGCCCAAACCACCATGATCACCGGATAGAACCCCGAGAGGTATTTCGACAAAGCGTCGTGACTGGAAAACAGGAAGGTGGCAACGACGATCAGCAAAATCCCCTTGAAGGGCTGATTGACACCGGAAAGCGGAGTGCTGAGGGTCATGGGGTATCCCTTGGGTTCTTGAGATCAAAAGCTTCGCGGGCAAGCCTTAATGCCGCCGGTAAGTTAAGAAATTTGAGCGATGAAAATCCTGTGGGAGCGTGGCTTGCCCGCGAAAAATGCACCGCGGTTTTTCAGGTACTACGCGTCATCGTTCTTCGCGGGCAAGCCACGCGCCCACAGGTTCTGCGTCTTAACTGACTTGCATTAGGGCAAGCCTCGCCCCTACAGGATTATTGTTGGGGCTTAACTCCAACAATTTAGAACCTGGTTCCAGATTCTCACAGGAGTTACGGTAAATAGTGTTCGATCAGCGCACAGATTCGCTTGGTTCCCACGCTATTTTTCTGTGCCGGTGAATTAAACGAACAACTCCGACGCCAGACTCGCCGCCGACAACTCCTCTGCAAACTTCAGCAACAGCGGCGCCAGTTCATGCAACCGCGCACCCGGCATCCGCGCACTCGGCCCGGCAATGCTGAGTACGCCGATCACCCGGCCATCACCCGGATGCCGCACCACCGCTGCAATTGCCGACGTGCCTACCGCCGAACTTTCCTCGACCCAGGCATAGCCCTGCTCCCTGGCCAGACGCAGGCGTTCGAGCAATTCGATGTTGGAGCGCGGTGCATTCGGCCCGAGGTCCTTGGGCCGGTCAATGCCCTGGCGTTCCACCAGCGACAACGCCTCGGCATCGCTCATGCACGCCAGCCACGCATGCCCCGACGCTGTGTAAAACAACGGTGCATCGCGGCCCATGTCCGGGTCGTAACGCAAGCCGGATCGGGCGCCCTGGGACTTGGCGATCCAGATCTGCCGCTCTCCTTCGATCACTCCAAGGCGCACCAGCTCGCCGGTTTCCTGGGCCAGGCGATCAAGCACCGGTTGAACGATATCCGCGCCGCTACTCGACAGGTAGCGGAAACCCAGGGCCACCAACTTGGTCGACAAGTGGTAGCGCAGGTTCTCTGGATTCTGCCGCACGTAGCCCAGCCGAATCAGCTCGGCGAGCAAGCGATGGGTCGCGCTTTTGGGAATATCCAGTTGCTCTGCCAGCGTCTGCATCGGCAAGCCACGAGGGTCACTGGTGAGGCTTTCCAATACGCTGAAAACACGTTCGATCTGACTGCCGGCCATGGGAAGTTCCACATGAAATTTGCCCGATTCTAGAAGACAACTCGCTGAATGCGAAATCTGGAACCCATGTCCGATAACCGCCCCCTTTACACGCCAAAAGCATGCGGTTTCACGACCCCTTACACATTTCATCCACGCCTCTTTGCCTGCGCGGTTATTCATAGACGCGGCGATACACGCCCAATCAATCTATGAGAGACCGCAAACATGTTATGGAACAGAGCAAGACGCAGCGACAACGTAAATGACACTCGGGAGGGCAAGGATGCCCGCAAAACCACAGCGAAAAGAATTGGCGCCACGGTGGCCGTCGCTACCCTCCTGACAGGCGCAGGACTTTATTCAACGGAGAGTACGACGCCGGATGACGTTCCCACCCTGTCAGATACACCGCCTCATCAATCCGCTGCCAGGGTTGCTGAAGACCCTCAGCTGATGTTCATTCAGTCCGTACTGGGCGATACCGAAGACACCTGGAAACAACTTTTTGCACAAACCGGCCGCCATTACCCGGAACCCACACTGACCCTGTTCAGTGACCGAGTGACCTCGGCGTGTGGCTTCGCAAACTCAGCCAGCGGCCCGTTCTATTGCCCGGCCAATCGCCAGGTGTATCTGGACCTGGAATTCTTTCGCGTCATGGCCCAGCAGTTTTCGTTGATCGGCGATTTCGCACAGTCCTACATCATCGCTCACGAAATCGGACATCACGTGCAACTGGAAATGGGACTCTCCGATCCTTTCGAGAAAGCCTTGACCGACAATCAGCCCGTCATTGGAGATGGAGGCCTGGAGGTTAGAGTCGAGCTGCAAGCCGACTGTCTGGCCGGAGTCTGGGCACACCATGCACAGAAACGCCATGACTGGCTGGAACCGGGCGATGTCGACACGGCCCTGCATGCCGCAGCCGTGTTCGGTGACGATTACCTGCAACGATCCCGTAACGCTGCGATACAGCCAGAAACATTCAGCCACGGCACTTCCATGCAGCGTGCGAACTGGTTCAAATCCGGTTTCGTCGCCGGTCGCATCGACGCCTGCGATACCTTTGCTGCAGTGGACCTGTAATTGCCTCGCGCCGACGAAACAGCCAAGGTGACCGAACCCTCGTCGCTCAGGGCTGTCTGACGACCGGACTGGCGCCGCGCTCACTCACCAGCAACACTCATCACCATGTTCAACGAGGATTCCCCCATGCTTTGGAAAAAAGGCCGACGCAGCGACAACGTGGTTGATGCTCGTGGCGATGATGTCGGTGGGGGCGGCGGTGGGATGCGCTTCGGTGGAGGCAAGGGCCTGAGCCTGACGGCGATCCTGTTGATCGTCGGAATCGGCTGGATCACCGGCCAGGACCCAATGCAGATCCTCGGCCAACTGACCGGGCAGATGAGCGAACAGTCAGCTCCGGCCCCCACCCAAACCCGCAAGGCGCCACCGGCCAATGATGAAGGGGCCGAATTCGTGCGCTCGATCCTTGGCGATACCGAAGACACTTGGCGCCAGATTTTCCAGCAGGCCGATCGGCAATATAAAGACCCGACCCTGGTGCTGTTCAGCAACCGCGTCAACTCGGCCTGCGGCCTGGCGACTTCGGCAACCGGTCCCTTCTATTGCCCCGCTGACCAGAAGGTCTACCTCGACATGAGTTTTTTCCAAGAGATGTCCCAACGTTTTTCCGCCGCGGGCGACTTCGCCCAGGCCTACGTCATCGCTCACGAAATCGGGCACCACGTGCAGACCTTGCTCGGTGTTTCAGCGAAGATTCAGACCGCTCGCCAACAGGGCCGGCAGATGGAAGGCGACAATGGTTTGCTGGTGCGCCAGGAACTACAGGCCGATTGCCTGGCCGGTGTCTGGGCCAACAATGCGCAAAAACGTCTGAACTGGCTGGAACCCGGTGACATCGAAGAAGCCTTGAACGCCGCCAACGCCATTGGCGATGACCGCTTGCAACAGCAAGGTCAGGGCCGCGTGGTACCGGATTCCTTTACCCACGGCACTTCGGCCCAGCGAGTACGCTGGTTCAAGGCCGGGTTCGCACAAGGCCAGGTTGGCCAGTGCGACACCTTTGCCGCGAAGAATCTGTGATGCGTAAGTGGCTGCTGACTCTGTTAATCACCTGCGCAAGCACCCAGGCTGCCGAGCAGGGCGTCAAGGCGATCAGTTCCGGACGCTTGCTGCTGAGCGCCGGGGAAATCGCGGTGAGCATTGGCCCAACGCCAGCGAAAATCGAACGCGTACTGATCATCGTCCATGGTCGATTACGCAATGCGGAAACCTACCGCCAAAGCGCCGAACACGCAGCCGAGCAGGCCGGGCAAAGCGCGAACACGTTGGTACTCGCCCCGCAGTTTCTCAACGAAACCGACATTGCGAGCCAACCGGTGTCTGACAGCGTTTTACGCTGGCAAGGCAATGACTGGATGGCCGGCGGCTTATCCACCGCGCCGTTTACGCTGAGTTCCTATGCGGCGCTCGACGAAATCATCGCGCGACTGGGCGATCGGCGACAGTTTCCGGACGTGAAGCAAATCATCATCGCCGGTCACTCCGGCGGCGCTCAAGTGGTTCAGCGTTATGCCTTGCTGGGTCACCCTCAGCCAGCCCTCGACACGGAGGGCGTGAAAGTGCGCTATGTGATCGCCAACCCTTCGTCGTACGCCTACTTCAATGAGCAACGGCCGGTGGCGTTCAGTCACGCGAAGTGTCCGAATTTCAATCGCTGGAAGTACGGACTGGCGGATCTGCCCGCTTATGCCAATGGGCAAACACCTGCGCAACTTGAAGAAAACTACGTCAACCGTGATGTCGTTTATTTGCTCGGGCAGCAGGACACCGACCCGAATCATCCGGCGCTGGATAAAGGTTGTGAAGCCAAAGCCCAGGGTGCTTCTCGATTGATTCGTGGGCGCAACTATTTCAATTATCTGAAGCGACGCCATTCTCAAGGGTTGAGTCAGCAGCTGATCGAAGTACCCGGGGTCGGGCATGATGGTGATGGGATGTTTACGTCGCCTGAGGGACAGAAGGTGTTGTTTGGTCAGTGAGTTTTGTGGTGCCTGATCTGACGCTATCGCGGGCAAGCCCGCTCCCACAGGGTTATGCACCATCCTTGTGGGAGCGGGCTTGCCCGCGATAGCAGTTAATCAGACGACCAATCCCTCAAGCTAAAAGCATTTGCCGCAACGCCACGCAGTCGGCTGCATGCCAATCAGTCAATTCCGGCCACGGATTATCCGGCAAATTCACCAATACCGTCCGCGTCCCCGCCGCCCGACCGCAATCCAGATCGAAGCGGTAATCACCGACCATCACCATTTCGCTCGCCGGCACTTTCCAGGCTTCGGCCAGTTTCAGCAACCCTCCAGGATGCGGCTTGGGCGGTGCTTCATCGCGGCCCAGCACATCCTCTACCGCAAAGCAGTCGGCCAGGCCGATGGCCTCCAGCGTGACATGCGCCAGCTCGCGAGCATTGCGCGTGAGAATGCCCAGACGATAACCGCGCCCGGCCAACTCACGCACCAGTTCCACCGCGCCCGGCGCCGGCTTCGAACCCAACGCCAGATCCCGCTCGTGCTCCAGCAGCCACGCGTGTTTGGCCGCGGCTTCATCGGCCGGCAGCGCAGCGAGGTGGGTGAGGATGTCGTCTTCGGCGGGAATCGCCAAAGCCACGCGAATCGCCGCGAAGTCATGCACGGCCACCGTCAGGGTGCCGTCCATGTCGAACACCCAGTGCCGTACCTCGGCCAGGCTCATGCCCAATCCTTGCGATGGCGAATCAGGCCTTCCTGAGTGACCGAGGCCACCAGTTGCCCAGCACGGTTGAACACGCTGCCACGGGAGAATCCGCGCGAATTGCCAGCCCATGGGCTGTCCATCGCATACAGCAACCAGTCATCGGCGCGCAGGTCGGCGTGGAACCACAACGCGTGATCAAGGCTGGCGACCTGCATGTCTTTCTGCCAGACCGATTTGCCGTGGGGCAGCATCGAGGTGGTCAGCAGACCGAAGTCCGACGCGTAGGCCAGCAGGTATTTGTGCAGCGCCGGGGTATCGGCCAAGGCACCATCGGCACGGAACCAGACATATTTGACTGGGTCGGCAGGCTGCGGGTTGTAGGGATCTTTTTCAGTCACCGGCCGGAATTCGATCGGTTTCGGGCACAGCAGTTTTTCGCGCATGTGCTCAGGGATCAGATGCGCGCGCTGCTGGGTGAGTTCCAGCTCAGACGGCAGGTTTTCCGGGCCGACCACTTGGGGCATTTCGCTCTGGTGCTGGAAGCCTTCTTCGTCGTACTGGAACGAGGCACTGCAAGTGAAAATCGGATTGCCCTTCTGGATCGCCGTCACCCGGCGCGTGCTGAAGCTGCCGCCATCGCGCACCCGATCGACCTGATACACCACCGGCAATTTGGCATCGCCCGGGCGCAGGAAATAACCGTGCATCGAATGCACATGGCGCGCCGGCTCGACGGTCTGACTGGCCGCCGACAGGGACTGGCCGAGTACCTGGCCGCCGAACAGCTGACGAAAACCCAGGTCCTGGCTGCGGCCACGGAACAGGTTTTCTTCAATCGGTTCCAGGGTCAGCAGGTCTACCAGATCTTCCAACACTTGGCTCATTCAGACTCTCCTCACACAACGCAATGCCGCGCAGTCTTGGCTGCGGCGGTCGATTCAGTTTATGGCCCGGTTCAACATGAGGGCCATTGTAAACGTCCGCGCCTGCTTATCCATGCAAGGTTTGCAGCCATTGCTCACGGGTGATGCGGTACAACACGTGCCGACGCAACGGGTGGTCGGCGTCGAGTCGTGGGTGGTCGAAGTCATCGGTGGGGGCATGGTGCATGCCAATGGCCTGCATGACTTTCTCGGATGGTAGATTGGTCTTGGTGGTGAATGCGACGACCTCTTGCAGCGCCAACCGATCAAACCCGCAGCGCAGAGCGGTCCACGCTGCTTCACCGGCATAACCCAACCCCCAGTGCTCGCGCGCCAGGCGCCAGCCGATTTCGATGGCCGGCGTGAATGGCGCATCAAAGCCGACCACGCCGAGCCCGGTAAACCCGATGAACGCCCCGGTGTCCTTGCGCTCCAGTGCCCAGAGGCCGAAACCATGTTCGGCAAAATGCCCGCGAATCCGCCCGATCAACGCGGCACTTTCCAGTCGACTCAAGGGTGCCGGAAAATAACGCATTACTTGTGGATCGGCGCACATCGCCGCAAACGCCGGCAAATCCTCATCACGCCACTGCCGTAACAACAGCCGTGCGCTTTCGAGTTCCAGTATTGGCTCCATTGTGCCCCGCCCCTCCGTTTTCATGCCGCCAAGTCTACATCGCTGGTAGGATCCTTCACTCATTCCTACAGGCCTTTCTGTATAAATCAGCCATGCCCCTGCCATTGATCTACCACGAAGACTACAGTCCCGAGTTCCCGGCGGATCACCGCTTCCCCATGGACAAGTTTCGCCTGCTGCGCGATCACCTGGTGGACAGTGGCCTTGCCCGCGACACCGACTTGCTACGCCCGGACCTCTGCCCGCCAGAGATTCTCGCCCTCGCCCATGACCCTGCGTATATCGAACGCTACATGGGCGGCGAGTTGTCCCGCGAAGATCAGCGACGCCTTGGCCTACCCTGGAGCGAAGCGCTGGCCCGGCGCACGGTGCGAGCGGTCGGCGGTTCGCTGCTGGCGGCCGAACAGGCACTGGAGCATGGTTTGGCCTGTCACTTGGCCGGTGGCACTCATCACGCGCATTACGATCATCCCGCCGGATTCTGCATCTTCAATGACCTGGCGGTGATCAGCCATTACCTGCTGGAAAGTGGCCGAGTGAATCGGGTGCTGATCTTCGACTGCGATGTGCATCAGGGTGACGGGACTGCACGGATTCTGCACAACACCCCGGAGGCAGTGACCGTTTCCCTGCACTGCGAAAAGAATTTTCCTGCACGCAAAGCCGAAAGTGATTGGGATATTCCGTTGCCGATGGGCATGGGCGATGCCGATTACCTGAAGGTAGTGGACGATGCGCTCAACTATTTGCTGCCGCTCTACCAACCGGATCTGGTGCTGTACGACGCCGGTGTCGATGTGCATAAGGATGACGCCCTGGGTTATCTGAAGCTGACAGACGAAGGCGTCGCCGCTCGCGATGAAAGCGTGATGCGCCATTGCCTGGGCCGGGATATTCCAGTGGTCGGCGTGATCGGCGGCGGCTACAGCAAGGACCGCAAGGCTTTGGCGCGCCGTCATGGCATCCTCCATCACAGCGCCCAACGGGTCTGGCAGTCATCAGGTTGTCATTGATCTATGGGTCTTTACCCACAATGCCTGTGGAACCGCCTGTGGATAACCTGAGTGAAAGGGCCTACAGGCCATGCGGGGTATAGGCTACAGAGCGGTGGTTGTTTTTTAACCAGTTCTTGAACACACCAATGATCCCTGTGGGAGACGGCTTGCCCGCGATGAGGCCGGTACATTCAACATCATTGTTGCCTGACAGTCCGCTATCGCGGGCAAGTCGGATCGCCGCACCGCCGCTCCCACAGTTATTGTGTACTGCTAGAATGCGCGGCTACTCCGCCATACCGCAGCTCTCGCCATGACCCAGCCCTCCACTTCCCTCCCCCCTCACGTCGCCATCATCGGCGGCGGCCCTGCCGGTTTGATGGCGGCTGAAGTGCTGAGCCAGGCCGGGATCAAAGTCGACCTGTACGACGGCATGCCTTCAGTGGGGCGAAAATTCCTCCTCGCCGGGGTCGGCGGCATGAACATCACCCATTCCGAGGCCTACCCGGCGTTTCTCTCACGCTATGCCGAACGAGCACCACAGATTGCACCGCTGTTACGGTCCTTCGGTGCCGACGCCTTATGCCAATGGATTCATGACCTCGGTATCGAAACCTTTGTCGGCAGCTCCGGCCGGGTGTTTCCTACCGACATGAAAGCCGCGCCCCTGTTGCGCGCCTGGCTCAAACGCCTGCGCGATGCCGGCGTAGTTATCCACACCCGCCATCGCTGGCTCGGTTGGGATGGCAACGGTGACTTGCGCATCGACAGTCCCGAAGGTGAAAAGACCATTCAACCCGACGCCACCCTGTTGGCCCTCGGCGGCGGCAGTTGGTCGCGCCTCGGTTCGGACGGTGCCTGGATGCTGCCGCTGGAACAACGCGGTGTAGGACTGGCGCCGCTGCAACCGAGCAATTGTGGCTTCGAGGTGAAGGCCTGGAGCGAACTGATGGTCAGCAAATTCGCAGGCGCCCCGCTGAAAAACATCGCCATTGGCCTCAATGACGATGTGCCGCGACTCGGAGAATGTGTGATCACTGCCACGGGAATTGAAGGCAGTTTGATCTACGCCCTGTCGGCACCGATCCGCGAAGCGATCAATCAACACGGCTCGGCAACCCTTCACCTCGACCTGTTGCCGGGCAAGCCTGTGGATAAAATCCAGTCTGCGCTGAGTAAACCGCGCGGCTCTCGCTCCATGGCCAAGCACCTGCACAGTCAGCTTGGGCTTGATGGCGTGAAGGCGGCGTTGCTGCGGGAACTGACACCGTCCGAATGTTTTACCGATCCGGCATTGCTGGCCAAGGCGATCAAGGCATTGCCGCTGACGCTGGTGAAAACCCGGCCATTGGACGAGGCCATCAGCAGCGCGGGGGGCGTGATGTTCGAGTCGATGGATGAACGTTTGATGCTCAAGCAACTGCCCGGCGTGTTCTGCGCGGGTGAAATGCTCGATTGGGAAGCGCCGACCGGCGGCTATCTGCTGACCGCGTGTTTCGCCAGTGGGCGAGCGGCTGGGTTGGGGATGGTGGAGTGGTTGCAGCGCAAGGATTGAAGACCGAGGCGCGTCCATCGCGAGCAGGCTCGCTCCCACAGGGGAATTGTGAACGATACACATCACTGTGGGAGCGGGCTTGCCCGCGATGGCGGCCTAACAGGCGCCGCAGCAGATCAAGGCTTACGCTTACGCGGCCCGGTATTAAACACCGGCACTTTACGCACAGGCTTGATCGAAGGCTCCGGCGCCGACGCATCACCGCTCTCGACCCATTTACCCAGGTTGCGCTTGCCGCCACTGGAGGTCTTGGGCTTCTTCGGTTTTTTCGGCTTCTTGACAACCTGACCGCTGGCATCAGTATCCGGCACGCGGTGTTCAGGCTCGAAATCCTGCTCCATCTGGCGAGTCAACGTCTGACGGGTCAACATCTCAATGGCTGACAGCTGATTCACCTCATCGGCGCACACCAGCGAAATAGCCTGCCCGGTTGCGCCCGCACGACCAGTACGACCGATACGGTGGATGTAGTCCTCCGCCACGATCGGCAGGTCGAAGTTGACCACCAATGGCAAATCTTCGATATCCAGACCACGCGCTGCCACGTCGGTGGCTACAAGGATCTGCACTTCACTGGCCTTGAAACGATCCAGTGCCCGCTGACGGGTCGCCTGAGGTTTGTCGCCGTGGATGCCGTCGGCATTGATGCCCAGGCCTTGGAGTTTTTCCACCAGCGCGTCTACGCCGTTACGGGTCTTGGCAAACACCAGCACCTGCTTCCACTTGCCTTTGCGCATCAAGTGAACGAACAGCTCCGACTTGCGCTTCTTGTCCACCGTCACCACCCATTGCTTGACGGTGTTGGCAGCGACGTTGCGCGGGCTGACCTCAATGCTCAGCGGGTCGTTGAGCATTTGCCCGGCCAGGGTGCGGATGGCGTCGGAGAAGGTCGCGGAGAACAACAGCGTCTGACGTTTCTTCGGCAGCGCTTTATAGATATTCCCCAGCTCTTCGGAAAAACCCAGATCGAGCATGCGATCGGCTTCGTCCAGCACCAGCGTTTGCAACTGGTTGAACTTGAGCGCGTTCTGACGGAACAGGTCGAGCAAGCGGCCCGGAGTCGCCACCAACAGGTCGACGCCTTTGCGCAGCTTCATCATTTGCGGGTTGATGCTGACGCCGCCGTACACCGCGTACGTGCTCAACGGCAGGTTCTCGGCGTACTGACGCACACTTTCGTGAACCTGTTCAGCCAGTTCGCGGGTCGGCACCAGGATCAGTGCGCGCACGGAGTTGGCGCTGACTTTCGGCCCTTCCATGGCCAGCAACTGCAGCAGCGGCAAGGCGAAACCGGCGGTCTTGCCGGTGCCGGTCTGGGCTGCGGCCATCAGGTCACGACCAGCCAGCACCGCCGGAATCGCTTGTGTCTGCACCGGCGTAGGGGTCTGGTAGCCGAGCGTCTCGAGAGCGCGCAGCAAGGGTTCGATCAGGCCAAGGGTGGCGAAAGTCATGGGAGTACCGTAGGAAAATTCAGCGCGGTTGTGCAAAACGAGTGTGCAATGGCGCGCAGTTTACCCTAATTCGCTCGGGATTCTGTCGGCACAACTACCGCAGGCCGATCGGCACCTCGGCGCCACTGCGGCAACCCGATCAACACCACCGCACTGATGATCACTGTCATGGCCAGTGCTTCTTCAATACCAATGGTCTCGCCAACAAATACGATGCCCAGCAACACCGCCACCGCCGGGTTGACGTAGGCATAACTGGTGGCCGCCGCCGGACGCACGTGTTTCAACAGGTACATGTAGGCGTTGAAGGCGATGATCGAGCCGAAGACGGTCAGGTACGCCAGCGCCGCCCAGCCTTCGATCGGTGGCATGGCCTCAAGTTGCTCACCGCTCACCGCGCTGCCGATCAACAACACCACGCCGCCCACCAGCATTTCCACCGCACTGGCCATCGCGCCCTGAGGCAACGGCAAGTGTTTGCTCCACACCGAACCGAAAGCCCAGGATGCTGCCGCGAATATCAGCAATGCCGCACCCAACGGGCTCGATTGCAGATTGAAACCGAGGTTGAGCATGGCGATACCGATCAGCCCGAGCACAATCCCGGCCCATTCGAGACGGGTATTACGCGCGCCCCAGAAATATCCGCAGAGCAAGGTAAACAGTGGCACCGTCGCCACCGCCAACGCGGCAACGCCGGAGGCGACACCGGTGTGTTCAGCCACGCTCACTGCACCGTTACCGCACGTCAGCAGCAAAATCCCGATGATCCCCGCAGCTTTCCATTGCGCCCACGTCGGTGCCGGTGCCCCGCGCCAGCGCAGGAACGCGTACATCAACGTCCCGGCGATCACGAAGCGAATACCGGCGAGCAACAACGGCGGCCAGTACTGCACGCCAATTCGAATCACCAGGTAGGTCGATCCCCAAATCACGTACAGCGCGAAAAAAGCAGCGATCAGCGGTAAGGAAAAACGGCGTATGCCAGGCATGGGCAGCTCGAGAACAAGACAAGGAGAGCAGCTATTCTAGAAAGGCCAACGGCAGAAAATAAGTTACAAAACCTGTTTATCGCACCGGTACACTTTTCAAAACACGGAGTTCAGCGCTATAAACCGTGCTTTCGAAAGTCAGTCTTTTTCCAGGAATGCCATGATGGACAAATACGACCGCATGCTCCTCAGCGCCCTGTTGGAAAACGGTCGTGCGTCCTACGCCGAGCTGGCGCGCAAGGTAAACCTGTCCGCTCCAGCGGTGGCCGAGCGCGTGGCCAAACTTG
The Pseudomonas lini DNA segment above includes these coding regions:
- a CDS encoding IclR family transcriptional regulator, translated to MAGSQIERVFSVLESLTSDPRGLPMQTLAEQLDIPKSATHRLLAELIRLGYVRQNPENLRYHLSTKLVALGFRYLSSSGADIVQPVLDRLAQETGELVRLGVIEGERQIWIAKSQGARSGLRYDPDMGRDAPLFYTASGHAWLACMSDAEALSLVERQGIDRPKDLGPNAPRSNIELLERLRLAREQGYAWVEESSAVGTSAIAAVVRHPGDGRVIGVLSIAGPSARMPGARLHELAPLLLKFAEELSAASLASELFV
- a CDS encoding neutral zinc metallopeptidase — encoded protein: MLWNRARRSDNVNDTREGKDARKTTAKRIGATVAVATLLTGAGLYSTESTTPDDVPTLSDTPPHQSAARVAEDPQLMFIQSVLGDTEDTWKQLFAQTGRHYPEPTLTLFSDRVTSACGFANSASGPFYCPANRQVYLDLEFFRVMAQQFSLIGDFAQSYIIAHEIGHHVQLEMGLSDPFEKALTDNQPVIGDGGLEVRVELQADCLAGVWAHHAQKRHDWLEPGDVDTALHAAAVFGDDYLQRSRNAAIQPETFSHGTSMQRANWFKSGFVAGRIDACDTFAAVDL
- a CDS encoding neutral zinc metallopeptidase; the encoded protein is MLWKKGRRSDNVVDARGDDVGGGGGGMRFGGGKGLSLTAILLIVGIGWITGQDPMQILGQLTGQMSEQSAPAPTQTRKAPPANDEGAEFVRSILGDTEDTWRQIFQQADRQYKDPTLVLFSNRVNSACGLATSATGPFYCPADQKVYLDMSFFQEMSQRFSAAGDFAQAYVIAHEIGHHVQTLLGVSAKIQTARQQGRQMEGDNGLLVRQELQADCLAGVWANNAQKRLNWLEPGDIEEALNAANAIGDDRLQQQGQGRVVPDSFTHGTSAQRVRWFKAGFAQGQVGQCDTFAAKNL
- a CDS encoding alpha/beta fold hydrolase, encoding MRKWLLTLLITCASTQAAEQGVKAISSGRLLLSAGEIAVSIGPTPAKIERVLIIVHGRLRNAETYRQSAEHAAEQAGQSANTLVLAPQFLNETDIASQPVSDSVLRWQGNDWMAGGLSTAPFTLSSYAALDEIIARLGDRRQFPDVKQIIIAGHSGGAQVVQRYALLGHPQPALDTEGVKVRYVIANPSSYAYFNEQRPVAFSHAKCPNFNRWKYGLADLPAYANGQTPAQLEENYVNRDVVYLLGQQDTDPNHPALDKGCEAKAQGASRLIRGRNYFNYLKRRHSQGLSQQLIEVPGVGHDGDGMFTSPEGQKVLFGQ
- a CDS encoding HAD family hydrolase — protein: MSLAEVRHWVFDMDGTLTVAVHDFAAIRVALAIPAEDDILTHLAALPADEAAAKHAWLLEHERDLALGSKPAPGAVELVRELAGRGYRLGILTRNARELAHVTLEAIGLADCFAVEDVLGRDEAPPKPHPGGLLKLAEAWKVPASEMVMVGDYRFDLDCGRAAGTRTVLVNLPDNPWPELTDWHAADCVALRQMLLA
- the tesB gene encoding acyl-CoA thioesterase II, with the protein product MSQVLEDLVDLLTLEPIEENLFRGRSQDLGFRQLFGGQVLGQSLSAASQTVEPARHVHSMHGYFLRPGDAKLPVVYQVDRVRDGGSFSTRRVTAIQKGNPIFTCSASFQYDEEGFQHQSEMPQVVGPENLPSELELTQQRAHLIPEHMREKLLCPKPIEFRPVTEKDPYNPQPADPVKYVWFRADGALADTPALHKYLLAYASDFGLLTTSMLPHGKSVWQKDMQVASLDHALWFHADLRADDWLLYAMDSPWAGNSRGFSRGSVFNRAGQLVASVTQEGLIRHRKDWA
- a CDS encoding GNAT family N-acetyltransferase — encoded protein: MEPILELESARLLLRQWRDEDLPAFAAMCADPQVMRYFPAPLSRLESAALIGRIRGHFAEHGFGLWALERKDTGAFIGFTGLGVVGFDAPFTPAIEIGWRLAREHWGLGYAGEAAWTALRCGFDRLALQEVVAFTTKTNLPSEKVMQAIGMHHAPTDDFDHPRLDADHPLRRHVLYRITREQWLQTLHG
- a CDS encoding histone deacetylase; the encoded protein is MPLPLIYHEDYSPEFPADHRFPMDKFRLLRDHLVDSGLARDTDLLRPDLCPPEILALAHDPAYIERYMGGELSREDQRRLGLPWSEALARRTVRAVGGSLLAAEQALEHGLACHLAGGTHHAHYDHPAGFCIFNDLAVISHYLLESGRVNRVLIFDCDVHQGDGTARILHNTPEAVTVSLHCEKNFPARKAESDWDIPLPMGMGDADYLKVVDDALNYLLPLYQPDLVLYDAGVDVHKDDALGYLKLTDEGVAARDESVMRHCLGRDIPVVGVIGGGYSKDRKALARRHGILHHSAQRVWQSSGCH
- a CDS encoding TIGR03862 family flavoprotein — translated: MTQPSTSLPPHVAIIGGGPAGLMAAEVLSQAGIKVDLYDGMPSVGRKFLLAGVGGMNITHSEAYPAFLSRYAERAPQIAPLLRSFGADALCQWIHDLGIETFVGSSGRVFPTDMKAAPLLRAWLKRLRDAGVVIHTRHRWLGWDGNGDLRIDSPEGEKTIQPDATLLALGGGSWSRLGSDGAWMLPLEQRGVGLAPLQPSNCGFEVKAWSELMVSKFAGAPLKNIAIGLNDDVPRLGECVITATGIEGSLIYALSAPIREAINQHGSATLHLDLLPGKPVDKIQSALSKPRGSRSMAKHLHSQLGLDGVKAALLRELTPSECFTDPALLAKAIKALPLTLVKTRPLDEAISSAGGVMFESMDERLMLKQLPGVFCAGEMLDWEAPTGGYLLTACFASGRAAGLGMVEWLQRKD
- a CDS encoding DEAD/DEAH box helicase, giving the protein MTFATLGLIEPLLRALETLGYQTPTPVQTQAIPAVLAGRDLMAAAQTGTGKTAGFALPLLQLLAMEGPKVSANSVRALILVPTRELAEQVHESVRQYAENLPLSTYAVYGGVSINPQMMKLRKGVDLLVATPGRLLDLFRQNALKFNQLQTLVLDEADRMLDLGFSEELGNIYKALPKKRQTLLFSATFSDAIRTLAGQMLNDPLSIEVSPRNVAANTVKQWVVTVDKKRKSELFVHLMRKGKWKQVLVFAKTRNGVDALVEKLQGLGINADGIHGDKPQATRQRALDRFKASEVQILVATDVAARGLDIEDLPLVVNFDLPIVAEDYIHRIGRTGRAGATGQAISLVCADEVNQLSAIEMLTRQTLTRQMEQDFEPEHRVPDTDASGQVVKKPKKPKKPKTSSGGKRNLGKWVESGDASAPEPSIKPVRKVPVFNTGPRKRKP
- the yedA gene encoding drug/metabolite exporter YedA, with the translated sequence MPGIRRFSLPLIAAFFALYVIWGSTYLVIRIGVQYWPPLLLAGIRFVIAGTLMYAFLRWRGAPAPTWAQWKAAGIIGILLLTCGNGAVSVAEHTGVASGVAALAVATVPLFTLLCGYFWGARNTRLEWAGIVLGLIGIAMLNLGFNLQSSPLGAALLIFAAASWAFGSVWSKHLPLPQGAMASAVEMLVGGVVLLIGSAVSGEQLEAMPPIEGWAALAYLTVFGSIIAFNAYMYLLKHVRPAAATSYAYVNPAVAVLLGIVFVGETIGIEEALAMTVIISAVVLIGLPQWRRGADRPAVVVPTESRAN